A region from the Maniola jurtina chromosome 20, ilManJurt1.1, whole genome shotgun sequence genome encodes:
- the LOC123875396 gene encoding serine--tRNA ligase, cytoplasmic, whose product MVLDLDLFRADKDGDPDKIRENQRKRFKDVGLVDTVVEQDTLWRKLRHDADNLNKLKNVCSKEIGQKMKSKEPVGPEDESVPQEVCDNLINLTGEQLRPLTVNQIKKVRILIDDAITKNEQALMTAEKARSAALREVGNHLHESVPVDDDEDHNGIERTYGDCTVRQKYSHVDLICMIDGMDGERGAAVAGGRGYYLKGPAVFLEQALVQLSLRILLKKGYTPLYTPFFMRKEVMQEVAQLAQFDEELYKVVGKGSENKGDTVVEEKYLIATSEQPIAAYHRDEWIPEASLPIRYAGLSTCFRQEVGSHGRDTRGIFRVHQFEKVEQFVLTSPHDNASWTMMEEMITNAEEFCQVLGIPYRVVNIVSGALNHAAAKKLDLEAWFPGSAAFRELVSCSNCLEYQARRLLVRYGQTKKMNAATEYVHMLNATMCATTRVICALLEVHQTEEGIKVPEVLKDWMPEQYQELIPFVKPAPIDMEAAAAAKKGKKQNEKK is encoded by the exons ATGGTTCTGGACCTAGACTTGTTTCGCGCAGACAAAGATGGAGATCCGGACAAAATTCGTGAAAATCAACGCAAACGTTTCAAAGACGTTGGCTTAGTGGACACTGTGGTTGAACAAGATACCTTATGGAGAAAACTACGCCACGACGCCGACAATTTGAACAAGCTCAAGAATGTGTGTAGCAAAGAGATTGGGCAGAAGATGAAGAGTAAAGAACCGGTTGGTCCAGAGGACGAGTCAGTACCTCAGGAAGTCTGTGATAACCTTATTAACCTTACTGGCGAGCAGTTGCGGCCGCTCACCGTCAATCAAATTAAAAAG GTTAGAATACTCATAGATGATGCAATAACAAAGAATGAGCAAGCTCTCATGACAGCAGAGAAAGCTCGTTCAGCAGCTCTCAGAGAAGTAGGTAACCACTTGCATGAGTCTGTACCAGTGGACGATGATGAAGACCACAATGGCATTGAAAGGACCTATGGAGACTGCACTGTGAGACAGAAGTACTCACATGTGGACCTCATTTGTATGATAGATG GTATGGATGGTGAGAGGGGTGCTGCTGTGGCTGGTGGTAGAGGTTACTATCTCAAAGGACCAGCAGTGTTTCTGGAACAGGCCTTAGTCCAACTGTCCCTTAGGATTCTTTTAAAAAAGGGATACACACCACTTTACACACCATTCTTTATGAGGAAAGAG gtgATGCAAGAAGTAGCTCAACTAGCTCAATTTGATGAGGAATTGTACAAAGTAGTGGGTAAAGGGTCGGAGAACAAGGGAGACACGGTTGTGGAGGAAAAGTATCTCATCGCCACCTCTGAACAACCCATAGCCGCTTACCACAGGGACGAGTGGATTCCAGAAGCTTCCCTGCCTATAAG ATACGCAGGTCTGTCAACTTGTTTCCGGCAAGAAGTCGGATCCCACGGGCGAGACACTCGCGGCATCTTTAGGGTGCATCAGTTTGAAAAG GTAGAACAATTTGTTCTGACCTCACCCCACGACAACGCATCCTGGACTATGATGGAAGAGATGATCACCAACGCTGAGGAATTCTGCCAAGTGCTCGGTATCCCGTACCGCGTCGTGAACATAGTTTCTGGTGCCCTTAACCACGCAGCTGCTAAGAAGTTAGACCTTGAGGCGTGGTTCCCAGGGTCTGCAGCCTTCAGAGAGTTGGTCTCGTGCAGCAACTGCCTCGAGTACCAAGCCAGAAGACTGCTGGTCAG GTACGGGCAAACTAAGAAAATGAACGCAGCTACAGAGTACGTGCACATGTTGAACGCGACCATGTGCGCCACCACGCGCGTCATCTGCGCTCTGCTCGAGGTGCATCAGACTGAGGAAGGCATCAAG GTTCCAGAAGTGTTGAAAGATTGGATGCCAGAACAGTACCAAGAGCTTATACCATTCGTGAAGCCCGCGCCCATCGACATGGAAGCAGCCGCCGCCGCCAAGAAAGGCAAGAAACAGAACGAGAAGAAATAG
- the LOC123875401 gene encoding tumor susceptibility gene 101 protein: MANDEAVLKVYLSKYKHRDITSREVINLIQVYRSLTYRLEAFVFNNGVRKDLLSLEGTIPVNYKGSFYNIPVCIWLMDTHPQNAPLCFVKPTPDMSLKVSRYVDSNGKVYLPYLHEWKANGSTLQTLVQCMISAFGELPPVFAKPRNETRAPYPVNSFMPQPSGYPFPAVSPPQPGGYPSVTPYPTTSNLPYPNYGTPYPGLVNTNGPPFSPPNTTPYPPAQPSLGTDVAGGTITEEHIKASLLSAVEDKLRRRLKEQSQQSQAELETLRRTQHELREGKSRLEDILTRLQRERTELDKNVTILQEKEKELESAVEHLGEQESVDVDEAVVTTAPLYSQLLNAFAEEATLEDAIYYMGEALRKEIIDLDTFLKQVRTLARRQFTLRALMHKCRQKAQLAC; the protein is encoded by the coding sequence ATGGCTAACGACGAGGCTGTGTTAAAAGTGTATCTCTCGAAATACAAGCATCGAGATATTACATCACGAGAGGTGATTAATTTGATTCAAGTTTATCGGAGTCTGACTTATCGTTTAGAAGCCTTTGTGTTCAATAATGGAGTTCGAAAGGATCTGCTCAGTCTAGAAGGAACCATACCGGTGAACTACAAAGGCTCATTTTATAACATACCCGTATGCATTTGGTTGATGGATACGCATCCACAGAATGCGCCGTTGTGTTTCGTAAAACCAACACCCGATATGTCTTTAAAGGTGTCCAGGTATGTCGACAGCAATGGAAAAGTGTATCTACCGTACTTACACGAATGGAAAGCGAATGGATCAACTCTACAGACCCTTGTGCAATGCATGATTTCAGCATTTGGTGAATTGCCACCAGTGTTTGCTAAGCCACGAAACGAGACTCGAGCGCCGTACCCCGTGAATTCTTTCATGCCACAGCCATCTGGATATCCATTTCCTGCAGTGAGCCCTCCACAACCTGGTGGTTACCCGTCAGTAACTCCATATCCTACAACATCTAATCTGCCTTACCCAAATTATGGAACACCATATCCTGGTTTAGTCAACACTAATGGACCACCATTCTCCCCTCCTAACACAACACCGTACCCTCCTGCACAACCATCACTAGGGACTGATGTAGCCGGTGGAACTATTACCGAGGAGCATATCAAAGCTTCCTTGTTATCTGCGGTAGAGGATAAACTGAGGAGGAGACTCAAAGAGCAATCTCAACAATCACAAGCAGAGCTTGAAACCTTGCGCCGCACTCAACACGAACTTCGTGAAGGCAAGTCAAGACTGGAAGATATTTTGACAAGATTGCAAAGGGAGAGGACTGAACTTGATAAAAATGTGACTATATTACAAGAAAAGGAGAAGGAACTGGAGTCTGCTGTGGAACATTTGGGTGAACAAGAGAGTGTAGATGTTGATGAAGCAGTTGTGACTACAGCTCCATTGTACTCACAGCTATTGAACGCCTTTGCAGAGGAAGCTACTCTTGAGGATGCTATCTACTACATGGGTGAGGCTTTACGGAAAGAGATTATCGATTTGGAcacgtttttgaagcaggtacgaACATTGGCTCGGCGACAGTTTACTTTAAGGGCTCTAATGCATAAATGTAGGCAAAAGGCCCAACTAGCATGTTGA
- the LOC123875409 gene encoding 60S ribosomal protein L12, with protein MPPKFDPNEIKIVNLRCVGGEVGATSSLAPKIGPLGLSPKKVGDDIAKATSDWKGLKITVQLIVQNRQAQISVVPSAAALIIRALKEPPRDRKKQKNIKHSGNITMEDVIGIAKIMRPRSMARYLSGTVKEILGTAQSVGCTVDGRPPHDIIADINTGAVTVDE; from the exons atgccGCCTAAATTCGATCctaacgaaattaaaatcg TTAACTTGAGATGTGTGGGTGGAGAAGTTGGTGCTACATCATCTTTAGCTCCTAAAATTGGTCCCCTAGGTCTG TCTCCCAAAAAAGTGGGTGATGACATCGCTAAGGCCACCAGCGACTGGAAGGGACTGAAGATCACCGTGCAGCTGATTGTGCAGAACAGACAGGCACAGATCTCTGTTGTACCATCTGCAGCTGCCCTTATCATTAGAGCTCTGAAGGAGCCTCCGCGTGATCGCAAGAAGCAAAAGAACA tcaaGCACAGTGGTAACATCACAATGGAGGATGTAATCGGCATTGCCAAGATCATGAGGCCTCGCTCCATGGCAAGGTATCTATCTGGGACAGTGAAAGAGATCCTCGGCACTGCTCAGTCCGTCGGCTGCACGGTTGACGGCAGGCCACCACATGACATTATTGCTGACATAAACACTGGTGCAGTTACTGTTGATGAATAA
- the LOC123875393 gene encoding MAU2 chromatid cohesion factor homolog, with product MASTQDAWYISLLGLAEHFRTSNPPDIKSCIQCLQAVFNFKPPQRVEARTHLQLGNILLTHTKNIDLARTHLEQSWCLSQTINGFDDVKFEAASVLAELFEQQGQPTHSKPILRKAIELSQHSVYWHCRLIFQLAQIHATEREYEVASSLLAVGVDYAQISNAAYTRVLFLLSRVMLLLIDKKIQEVLPLLNQAGHLVETWAGSPHQKEYLKVFYFVLQVCHYLMAGQVKSVKPCLKQLQQSIQTIMAPTWPDDDAVCGPAASASGAESFVWLSRQQLYVLVYLVTVMHSAQAGYMDKAHKYTEKALAQIDKLAGEEGGDAGGVRGGAALAWRLRMALLEHAALCRLVAGGKAHALHEIARAAHLLNTAPNAHTAAAHTPQLHCLLGLYAMSMNCMEAAEAQFHTAIHMSQERDLWMFAKLNLAIVYLRGRRDNDLALLMEQVRPEALPAYAHGLRAASYYVLGLQAFFQARYNEAKRYLRETLKMANAEDLNRLTSCSLVLLGHIFLSINNSRESMNMVTPAMQLASKIPDVHVQLWASAILKDLYRLAGDTERENEAYQMHCNFSQALLKDHFQASQMPEHALVQWTSGSPPALPAPPGSTHPS from the exons atggcgtcaacgcAGGACGCTTGGTATATTTCTTTACTTGGTTTAGCGGAACATTTCCGTACATCAAATCCTCCTGACATAAAAAGTTGTATTCAGTGCCTTCAAGCCGTATTTAATTTCAAACCACCACAGAGGGTCGAGGCCAGGACACATTTACAACTCGGAAATATCCTTTTGACACACACTAAAAACATCGACTTGGCGAGAACGCATTTGGAACAGAGT TGGTGCTTATCTCAGACAATCAACGGCTTCGATGATGTCAAGTTCGAAGCGGCGAGCGTACTCGCGGAGCTGTTCGAGCAGCAGGGACAGCCAACACATTCTAAACCGATTCTACGGAAGGCTATTGAACTATCACAACACAGTGTTTACTGGCACTGCAGGCTAATATTCCAACTggca cAAATCCATGCAACAGAGCGGGAATATGAAGTGGCTAGCAGTCTCCTGGCAGTAGGAGTGGACTATGCACAGATTTCCAATGCTGCATACACAAGAGTGCTGTTCTTACTCAGTAGGGTTATG TTACTATTAATAGACAAGAAAATCCAAGAAGTGTTACCACTACTGAACCAGGCTGGACATCTTGTGGAGACGTGGGCTGGCAGTCCACACCAAAAGGAGTATCTCAAAGTGTTCTATTTTGTCCTCCAG GTATGCCACTACCTGATGGCGGGGCAGGTGAAGAGTGTGAAGCCATGTTTGAAGCAGCTGCAGCAGAGCATACAGACCATCATGGCGCCCACGTGGCCGGATGATGATG CGGTGTGCGGACCGGCGGCGAGCGCGAGCGGCGCGGAGTCGTTCGTGTGGCTGTCGCGGCAGCAGCTGTACGTGCTGGTGTACCTGGTGACGGTGATGCACTCGGCGCAGGCGGGCTACATGGACAAGGCGCACAAGTACACGGAGAAGGCGCTGGCGCAGATCGACAAGCTGGCGGGCGAGGAGGGCGGCGACGCGggcggcgtgcgcggcggcgcggcgctggCGTGGCGCCTGCGCATGGCGCTGCTGGAGCACGCGGCGCTGTGCCGCCTGGTGGCGGGCGGCAAGGCGCACGCGCTGCACGAGATCGCGCGCGCCGCGCATCTGCTCAACACCGCGCCCAACG CGCACACGGCGGCGGCGCACACGCCACAGCTGCACTGCCTGCTGGGGCTGTACGCGATGTCCATGAACTGCATGGAGGCCGCCGAGGCGCAGTTCCACACCGCCATACAC ATGTCACAAGAAAGGGACCTATGGATGTTTGCGAAGCTGAACCTGGCTATTGTTTACCTGCGCGGGAGAAGAGACAACGACTTGGCACTACTAATGGAACAG GTGAGGCCGGAAGCATTGCCTGCCTACGCACACGGACTAAGGGCTGCCTCGTACTATGTTTTGGGATTACAAGCATTCTTCCAAGCACGGTACAATGAAGCCaa GAGGTATCTGCGAGAAACATTAAAAATGGCCAACGCAGAGGATCTCAACCGTCTAACGTCATGCTCACTGGTATTACTGGGACACATATTCCTGTCCATCAACAACTCGCGGGAGAGCATGAACATGGTGACGCCCGCCATGCAGCTCGCGAGCAAGATCCCAGACGTgcatgtccagctgtgggcaaGCGCTATACTGAAAG atCTGTACCGGCTAGCGGGTGACACGGAGCGCGAGAACGAAGCATACCAGATGCACTGCAACTTCTCACAAGCGCTCCTCAAAGACCACTTCCAGGCGTCGCAGATGCCTGAACACGCACTAGTCCAGTGGACGAGCGGCTCTCCGCCCGCGCTGCCGGCGCCGCCGGGCTCCACGCATCCCTCTTAA
- the LOC123875408 gene encoding uncharacterized protein LOC123875408, which yields MCHAFYADAWKRTARRDRAWYQERLMPALLAAKEKQARDIDATIAVAQDLLRIYDEPVPKPTPVAPHDIEHRDDDSLMKPIEPEVLNLLYGCTEKGAAEQYLKARYKKAPEDKFFFRVTTSWDYGWQQKQSRLRARDVNRGRRAILRDTFYRKNNLAPDPRHYCNPAGGDISLCSEYTCDTN from the exons ATGTGTCACGCATTCTACGCGGATGCTTGGAAACGGACCGCGCGGCGGGATCGAGCGTGGTATCAAGAGAGGCTGATGCCAGCCCTACTGGCCGCTAAGGAGAAACAAGCTAGGGACATTGATGCGACGATCGCCGTTGCTCAGGATCTTTTACGG ATTTACGACGAACCTGTGCCGAAGCCTACACCGGTGGCGCCGCATGACATAGAGCATCGCGACGACGACAGCCTCATGAAGCCGATAGAGCCAGAAGTGTTGAACCTGCTATACGGATGCACTGAGAAGGGTGCTGCTGAACAGTATCTTAAAGCGAGATACAAGAAGGCCCCTGAAGACAA GTTCTTTTTCCGTGTAACGACGAGCTGGGACTATGGCTGGCAACAGAAGCAGTCGCGGCTGCGAGCTCGCGACGTGAACCGCGGCCGCCGCGCCATCCTGCGCGACACATTCTACCGCAAGAACAACCTCGCGCCCGACCCGAGGCACTACTGCAACCCCGCTGGAGGAGACATCTCCTTGTGCAGCGAATATACTTGCGATACTAATTGA
- the LOC123875404 gene encoding TM2 domain-containing protein almondex, translating into MCRFLPLRVAVKDSLVLILLVIFNTIHMTDLAKNDMDLHSKQSKVKDDTNNNIVNFKNSEDLKNCPMKQGNTSDCSTLNYPCVACDRGWDCVYGADTNYTCRVNTNVVCNGLKTFNRTAMCRFCYQTEKWEHRCDQKANCNSLASPTKYYLTNCTVSDDVLCLGKRKFLKKIRCSWTSGTRWGTALILALTLGGFGADRFYLGHWQEGIGKLFSFGGLGVWTLVDALLIGIHHLGPADGSVYI; encoded by the exons ATGTGCAGATTTTTGCCACTTAGGGTAGCTGTCAAAGATTCCTTAGTTTTAATTCTTTTAGTTATTTTCAATACAATTCATATGACCGACCTGG caaaaaatgatatggatctCCACAGCAAgcaaagcaaagtcaaagatgACACTAACAACAATATAGTGAATTTCAAAAACAGTGAAGATTTGAAGAACTGCCCTATGAAGCAAGGCAACACATCAGATTGCTCTACATTGAACTATCCTTGTGTGGCCTGTGATAGGGGCTGGGACTGTGTGTATGGGGCAGATACAAATTACACTTGTAGGGTCAACACCAATGTGGTTTGCAAT ggcCTAAAAACATTTAACAGAACAGCAATGTGTCGTTTCTGTTACCAAACTGAGAAGTGGGAGCACCGATGTGATCAGAAAGCTAACTGCAACTCCTTGGCTTCACCCACTAAATACTATTT gaccAACTGCACAGTGTCAGATGACGTTTTATGCTTGGGAAAGCGAAAGTTCCTTAAAAAGATACGTTGTTCTTGGACATCTGGCACACGATGGGGCACAGCGCTGATATTAGCGCTCACCCTTGGCGGGTTCGGCGCCGACAGGTTTTACCTCGGACACTGGCAGGAGGGGATAGGAAAACTGTTTAGCTTTGGAGGCTTAGGAGTGTGGACATTGGTAGATGCGCTGCTTATAGGCATACACCATCTCGGTCCTGCCGATGGATCTGTTTATATAtaa